A stretch of DNA from Channa argus isolate prfri chromosome 7, Channa argus male v1.0, whole genome shotgun sequence:
AGGAAGTCATGTGAAGAGGGGAAAGGGACGAAAATCATTAAGATGCTCTAAATGAATATTCCAGTGACAGTAGGTGATGTTCCACTGTCGGCTGAGGATGAAACTGGACACAATAGCTAAACAAAAGGCTGGGAACAAGTTTTCTACCTTTCTTCAGACTTCACATGAAAAGAAGCTGATTATCCACATATCTTGTTGCTTCTTTTTATGAGTTAATGATCTTAGAAAAACTGAAGTAAATGATTTTGTCAGACTGGTCTACAAAAAGATCTCCTGTTTATGACATCGCCGAGCAGAAGAAATTATTGTGAAGACGTGAGGTTCTAACAGattgaaaatgttcttgtgtttcaacatctgagagagacagagctcaattatttttataatgaaCTCATTTATTAGGCGATTGAGGCCGAGGAGCTCCTGCTATATCCAGAtaataaaacaaccaaaaatctgtgacagagaaatgtgtgtaaaagCTTCAGTTATGTAACGTTAACAGACCGAGTCATTATGGTGTCCTGCCAGCTGTGAGCTTCTCAGTTAAAATCCTCCAATAACAACTCAGCTGCAGACGTCATGCTGCAGGAAAATACACTTCATCAACTTTCAATCTTTCCAACAGTAACAGCTCGTTAACCACAATGAGGTGCTACTTTCACCTCAGCTACATGCGCACCTGAGACCACCTCTCCTTTTCTACCTTTTCTTCCACTGTTGTTTGATCCTGAGATTTCAGCCCAACACTGATTATTGATATTTCCTACAACAgttaacagtttaaaaagttaCATGATGAAATTTCAGTGAAGTCAAAATCTATTAATATTAAAGTTAGAAAATGCCTGTTATTATtccaacattatttaaaatatttaaatatgtgttattgTTGTAACGTGGCTTTCACAGGAACGTACAAACATGTATATTTATGTAACATTTTCTATGCAGGATTTTCTGTAGTGTGCTATTAATACTTTCACcgaagtaaaaagaaaatctgataaCTTTCTACACTATTGCTAAAAGCAGATTTGTTTCATCAACATTGAAATCGGGTTGTAAATTAAAGCCGTGGTTGAAACAGTTGACTTGTGACCACCCAGAGGCTCTGACCCTGCAGACAGACTGTGTTTCCATGACTGATGTGGGGATCCTGCCTGTACACCATGCGGAGGGCTGAAGTGCTTCAGTGACTGATTAAACCTGACTTGGAACATGTTTGTGTTGGACCGAGATGTGAGAGTTGAGCAGCAGTGCAGTCTGGGTTGGAAAACTCTGAGCTGCTGGTTTTTCCAAAGCTCTGCGGGAAGCTGAATCTACTGCTGGTCTGGAAACAAAACAGCTTCTGTTTGTCTGATTTAAGCCAGATGTTTCAGTCAGCTTCATTCAGCACTTTCCCACTTTAACCAGTTCAACTTCaagctgatttttaaaatcctCTGGACTCACCTGGGCTGGTGAGTCACTCATCAGGTTAATTTTCATACAGAACTGCTGTTACAGTTAAATTAGTCAAACTGAAAGTTTCATACAAAGTCCACTCCagaatttttctttccttttctgctgctgtgtaaaaacacagttgttttgcagtaaattaaaatgagttACTGAAAAGAATGTGTAACAAACAGTCTGTTAAAGACTGTGATATCAAATGCAATAAGTTCTcaaagaaaagtgagaaaatgaataaaacgaAGTTGCAATATTGGGATGATAAAGTCTGAACACCCAGAGCAGGAAAAATGTTCGCATGACGGCTGCATTAACGTGTGAGTAGTTTTACTATTGTAGGTTGCGGTGAAGAtaattttattaacattatatgtgaacaaattattttaattctggATCAATCAGCACAATATGTTTGTAACAATTCACAATGACAaatattaaatcacattttcaggGTATCTTTCTCCTCCATCAACACAGTTTTCTGATATAATTAAGATAATCACAGGGAAAAAATATACTCCTATGTTTCAGAAGCAAGatgcataaaatattttacattgtttaaaattgacttgcaaatacaaaaacttcTTGGTTTTCTGTCAGTAAACAAATCAATAACTGATTAATtgctatttaattttataagCTCTTCATCATTTTTATGCTGATAAATGGAAAAATGCAGCTGTGGTTCAATGAGGACATTACTCTTAAACCTCTCAatgtttacaatatttaaaaaaaaaacacacacagtttgaccaGTAAAACGGCTCAAATTTAGcattaattttattcattaatttagcCCCGATTTGCGCATCATGTCTCAGTAAACATTCGTTTAACAGCAGTAATATTCGGTTTCTATAAAATCTACACTACAGCTGCTTTGAAATCACCTTCAGTTTTCTGTGTTATTAAAATCAACAAAGATTTTTCTAACCTTCTGctttataaaatgttcatttcacacaaacattaaaatattttaactagTTTACCAAACAGTACTACTACTCCGTTTCTGAACACAGGTACCGGCCAATCAAAGTCCTGAACAAGGGGAAACACGTGTAAACGCGTTCTTTTCGAGCAGcaattaaattaatatattaatttagACAAATATTTTGTCTTCCAGTTGGCTAGAAAAATCTCTGGGGACTCtgaaaatatcaacaaaacatctgtaAGTATTTTAAACGAGTGGTTAATTGACTATTAGAGAAGCCAATTGTAATCTCTGTATCCAGAACGAATGCGGGGTGGCAACCTAACATTTATGTAGCCGTTAGCATCTTAACGTTAGCAACAGCTACCAAGCAGTTCAGcccttgtctgtgtgtgtatatatgaaacaaagaaacagccAGTGGACCTGGTCGGTGTCGGTGTGAATGGAGACCCACCAGAACCACCAGACAGTCGGTACTGACGGATGGCAAACCCCAGTCTCCTTCCCAGCAAAACAACTCGTCCGGCGTCGCCATCTTTAGTCGGAACGTTGACCTTCCACACCGGAAAGACAGCGCCGCCGTTAACGTGCACTACCATAATAAAAGCTGGTTTCAAGCTAAAATCTGTTTCCAGGTGATATGAGTTGATGGAAGTACTCACAAACCTCACTCAAAGTTTTAAAATCACAGTGTTAAATACTAAACAAATAGCCACTTAATGTGATCTTTTTCTGGTCTGGGAATCACTGGAGTCAACATATTGTGCTATTTCTTGCTATTGTGCATTTTTATGTGACACTGTGTTGCTCAGTTACAGAGTTTCTTGTTTTAATTGGGACAAACAGATTTTGCATAGATTTCTGATACAGGTGCAGTCcatatgtaaaaagaaaaaaatgcccCAGTAGAATTCCTGACATTTATAGAATTTTATCAAGCACAAACTGCAATGTAAACTTTTACTGTGgacacatttactttttaaccACTCAccttaaatagattttaaaaaaggcttcAGAGGTAGTAGTATCAAATTTTGAAGTAGCAGCAGTGGTATTTGCAGAATACAGAGACTAAAGAGAAGCAAATAGTAGAGTCACTGTATATAAGGGAATATTTAATACAAGGAGTCACAGTTTTACAACAGTCACAGCTGCTGGATCTTTAGGTGTGGTCTCTGGTTCTTTTCTAAATTCTGATAATTTGttataattttgtgtttttatgaaatttctctcattttcttctttgtagCCAttaataaacagacagaaaatattCAAGTATTACTTAAATTCCATCTGATCAACCTGATAATTGGCTCTTTATTTGTCTCTGAAGTCGAAGTATCACACCTGTTTGTGTCTGACAACATTGTGAACAAAgttgaagcattttttttaccaaaaaaaaaacatttgtttttcagtcactttgttttgctgcttgttCATGTTAAACACACTAACCTAGGCTTTAACTTGCTGTTCATGTTCATTTTGTCAGACATGTGTAGCACTGGGACCACCCTGATAAAAAGGAAATTAACTTCtacctggttaaataaagtaaaataattaggATTGTTGCTAATTAACTTTCTCGCTTTTTCTAGAAACCGACACTTACAGCAGGtgatcaaaattttaaaaaaatgtgactgaaaaacacactcacagatcCAGACTGACACAGTTGAATCTTATGGAAATAACGGAAGGACGAATACAAAAAGGGGACGTCCCTTCATTTTGCTGTGGGACAGGAAGGAGACGTGACTTCAGCCTTTATTGGCTAAAGAAGTGTAGATGACGGTGTCCTCTGCCTCTTTCACACAcctaaaacaagaaaacagacaataaaTCCATTAAAACTTGTGTAAACATTGAATATGTGCATGTACACTTGTCTGTGTCAGAGGCTTGAAAGCAGTGACAGAAGTCTTCATCAGGAAAGTTGGGAATGTCTCCAGTAGGTCAGAGTCTTTCCAAAGCCACCAGACAACACGTACAGATAAAAATTCAGATCTGCGGCAACATGGAAGCAGTAGTGAAGCCTTTTCCTCCACTCTTGCCCAGTATGTGTTTTTTAGGTGGTCGGTGGCATCAAATGAGCACAGAGGAAAAGTTGTGTAATGAATGTGATGACTGGAATGAAAGTTTTTGTCTTGTTGAACTTGAAACACCCATTGAACATTCACAAAAGACTCCAGATATTTTTGTGACGGTTCTTTTCAGGATGGCTTGTAAACATAGCTTTAGGCTTGTCTTGGTAGCGCAGCATTGAGAGATCACAGTTATGAGTTACtatgcagatgttttttgtCCCATATGAGAAACCAAGAGTCCAAAAGAAATCAGACAGACTGGTTAGAGGGCAGTTCACTGAAGAACAGAGTGCAACAAAAGAATCATGGCAAGAGGTTTTGACCCTACAGGCAGTTTTAACTGATTCTGGATGTTTAAAATAAGTCCTGCAAAGACATCTGAATCTGAACCTGTACTTGGCATCTCCTTCTGAGACAGATTAGACAAATCTAAATCTCAGTtgtttttgacaattttttCTCAAGTTGTAATTTTCTcaatttattttagtgttttattctgGTTTAATTTAATAACGTTTAATTTCTTAGCTTATCTTTAAAGCAACATGTACAGATATATCGTGTACATCCCCATGAGTGAAGCATGGGTCCATTCTGCTGTACCTTCAGATTTAAAATCCAAACCAGGGACAGAGGCTGTTCATATCTGTCTGCTGCACGCCCCATATATTCAACTGCATAGTGTACAGGCTCTGacaaatatatgtataaattaatcaaaaaccTGGTCTTGTGCTTGTGTTGGAACTGTATGGAGACGTAGTTGATGTCCTCCACAGCTTGACTGGTGTCCTGTTGATGACCTCCCTTCTCCTGCTCAGCAGGCTGCAGGACACTGCTGTAGATGTTATCACAATTCTGCAAATCACACAGAGACAACTAAAGAAATGCGGGAGGAGGACACAAATACGTACTTTAAACACttcatttatctttatttaaatttgtttttactgtccTTCAACTCACTCACAACTCTTGGAAAATAACACATCTTATAAAAGCACAAATTAACAGtataatttcaaattaatgaTTGGACCAAAATCCTGTGATAAAGAACTGTGAGACAAACAAGCTTTCAACCTCTTAAGACACAgtgttcaataaaaaaaaacaattacaggtATACACAACCGACAGGTGAAGAGTTTAGGCCCTTCAAAGGTTATTTCAAAATGCAGTTGGTAAATCTCCATTTGtagtcattttcttttgcattttctaacaaaatctgaatatttgtAAAACTGCACCCAGTGAAATGGTTCTGTATCTGCTTCTGCCTCGTCTGTCACACATCAAGTCACATTGCTTAGCATAGTATGTCTGTGAGAGACGCTGTCTTAATCTCCTCTGCTATTAACTCACCTTTAGTTCCACCCTAGCTCCCTCATTTCTCTGATCCTTTTCCTCTGCTGCCTTCTTTCTGTTGACACAGCAGACACACTTTAGACAGAGCGTTTGTTCGTGTATGGGAACAGCAGTAGTCAGAGCTTTGGAAActttgttctttatttcttttcaagCTGGAATTTCTCTCGATCAGTGTCAATGTTATCTTCAGTCTATCTGCATAGAGTTGTTGCTgggtaacttttaaaaaaacagcaggaagttgacatacagtacaagtgaagaagaaagaagaaatttaattctttaaattcttttctttaatctttctttaatttctgatgaagaaacatctGTTACTTGttcaataaataatataattaaaacaactctttattttgctctttttggcattttaaaataacttttgcacatgactgtagaTACCAGGGAAAACTAACAGCAGTTtctaaaaacacagcagaaagtCCAACAGGTTTAATAAAGTACCTTTTGATGAAAAAGACGCTCAGTATGAGAGCACTCAAAGCCAGCAGGACCGCAAACACCACACCAACTATCATCAGGTCATTATTTCCTGTAAAACACATAATACTTGTATAAAGACAACTTTGTTTTTACTAAATAACTTTTGTACTCTGAGAAAACGATAGCAGGAAGCTTATTGGACCTGTAATGATAGACTGTGTATAGATTCTAGCTGAAAACCTTTTCATTCTGCAGTTACTAACATCCACACCAAGTCTGTGTTGATGTCACAGCACCTGAAAATTAAACTGCTGCTGTAAAACTAGTGGTAAAAAACTAGTGTAAAAACACTTCAGTCAAATCTGAAGAATAAACAATGAATCAGGTGTTTGACAATtgccattaaaaaaatgctttaaaataaataaacatattccATCCAGTATTTTTAACCCCTTGTCCTCTTCAAattcatggggggctggaggccatcccagctgtcattgggttaCAGACGAGGTCCACcccggacaggtctccagtttgTTTCAGTGCCCACCCATGAAGGTGTGTTGtattgaaggtctggctgggaagactagaacttctgtgttggagaggttgagttgaagatatctttctctcatccaagGAGAGATGCCAGAGCGACAGTGAAGTCATCCAGTAGAAAGGACAGgaaaagctgtgtgtcatcagcatagcagtgttAGGAAAAActatgtgagtggatgataaaACCCAGTGATGTGGTGTAGATTGAAAAAacaagaggaccaagaactgagccatGCAGCACACCAGTGGAGAGGCTGtgagagttagaaacatgcCACTGTcaagataccttgaaggtttgtccaCATAAGTAGGACCTGAGCCAGGCCAGAGCTGTACAAGAGCTGCTCAAGTCAGAGAGTGGGGACAGGAGGATCTGAtgtttcacagtgtcaaagactgcaaaagacaaaattacaaGTGGACTAGGACAGAAAGACAGTGTGCTAAATTATGTGTGAAGGGGATTAACAAAGACAAGGTTAATCTAGCAGCTTTTCACCAAATTCAAATTTGAATTCAGCATAATCAATTTGACACCATGTCTGATACGAATTTCACAGGGATATTTCAAATCAGTCTGAAACTGAACTGACCTTCATTCACGAACAGGCTGTGGGGCTGAGAGCGTGTGTTAATGTTGGTCTTCAAAGCACAGCTATAGTTCCCAGAATCCTTTGCAGTCAAGGGGCCAAGACAGAGGGCAGGGCCAGACTCTGAGAGGGCTTGGTCATCTCTGTACCAGATGACCTCCAGTTGGTGGaaggagcaggtggaggtgcagagcagtgacactgTTTGACCACTTCTAAGCTGTGTCTCATTTTTGGAACTGTTAATTCTCAGTGTGGTGTTATCTGAAATAAAGCTGTTTGTTAATTTTCACtttaatattatacatatatattgttTGCATCAGAATTAGAAGATGTTCCCTcaccaacaactgtgacattCACTCCTGACTTCTCAGTAAAATGCCCGGCAATATGATTCATTTCCATTCTGAAGCGAAGAGTTGCTTCATCTTCCTTCTGTAAATCTCTGATCTGTAAAGTGCAGTTTCCCTTCAGGTCTCCCAGGTATTCGTAACGAGGGTTGTTGTTCTGTGACTGACTGTCGTACACAGACGGGGTGGTGCCCTGACAGATTTGATGGTTCTGGCACCAGCGGACTTTGATGACCTGCAGTAAGAGGTGTCTTCCTGTTGAATCTGTGATAAACCCAAGTGGTTTGAATGTGCAGGGGAGGGTGACGGTCGATCCTTTTACAGCACAGACAGGATCTGGATATGTAACGTTTTGAACTACAACACCTGGAACCAGACCTGGTTGTAAAACGCAACAGAAATAGCAGAAGTTACTTCCTGTATTAAACTTATGTTCGaggtttaaatacatttgcactaTTTGTGATGTTCATACTGGAGTCTCCGCAAAAATGGATCCATGACTAGCTTTGGTGTGACTGGAAGCTGAACTGCCCCTGTCCTATCAATACTTGCTTTGCATGTTTTGAGCACTTCTTAAGTGTTTAATCCAGGCAATGTTAAAACTGTGGAGCTGTTATATGAACAAAGACAGGAACACCCCTGATGGAGACAGACCTGCTGCGTCACCTTCAGGGTTAGATATATCATGTTataatgacatttgttttgttcaaagTATCTGTTTCACACCAGATGAAGTGCTGGCCAACggaatttttctctttttacacaaAGCGAACACATAATGAAACAGTTGTGTTGGAGTCTTTCTATTGTGAGAAAGAACCTGTCTGTGCCAAATTTATCATGACACATGATCAGAATTATTCAACACCAACAgattaaagaagaagaagcacaaAGTCACTAacatcagctccaccttcactATAAACAACACGGTCAACACATTAATGCAGCAATACTCCAAATTATCCTGCAGATTTAGGGCTTTGTCTTTGGTACTGCAAGTACATTTTTGCTGAGAATACTTCTGTGCTATAGCAGTATTTGCCCTTTTAGTAAACCTCAGCAGCTGAGTCTGTgccacatttcctttttttatttagctactttctttacactttgtttttttttaattttctggactcaaaagtggaaataaaatgaCTTCCTAAGAAACAGGTGAAGCCTGTTTAAGTTTTACCTGCCATGAGGAACATGAAGCTGCAGAGATTCTCTCTGTCCCAACCTGCCATCCTTGTTGTTGAGCCAAGTCTTCGCAGGTGTTGTTTTCTTCTGCAAGTGATTCAAAAGTTAAAGCGGGACAATGTGACATGATGCAGGAAGCATCCTGTGTTGACATTGACTTCCCcgtttcttatttcttttttcggGAACTCCTCT
This window harbors:
- the LOC137130698 gene encoding uncharacterized protein isoform X1, which produces MAGWDRENLCSFMFLMAGLVPGVVVQNVTYPDPVCAVKGSTVTLPCTFKPLGFITDSTGRHLLLQVIKVRWCQNHQICQGTTPSVYDSQSQNNNPRYEYLGDLKGNCTLQIRDLQKEDEATLRFRMEMNHIAGHFTEKSGVNVTVVDNTTLRINSSKNETQLRSGQTVSLLCTSTCSFHQLEVIWYRDDQALSESGPALCLGPLTAKDSGNYSCALKTNINTRSQPHSLFVNEGNNDLMIVGVVFAVLLALSALILSVFFIKRKKAAEEKDQRNEGARVELKNCDNIYSSVLQPAEQEKGGHQQDTSQAVEDINYVSIQFQHKHKTRCVKEAEDTVIYTSLANKG
- the LOC137130698 gene encoding sialoadhesin-like isoform X2 is translated as MAGWDRENLCSFMFLMAGLVPGVVVQNVTYPDPVCAVKGSTVTLPCTFKPLGFITDSTGRHLLLQVIKVRWCQNHQICQGTTPSVYDSQSQNNNPRYEYLGDLKGNCTLQIRDLQKEDEATLRFRMEMNHIAGHFTEKSGVNVTVVDNTTLRINSSKNETQLRSGQTVSLLCTSTCSFHQLEVIWYRDDQALSESGPALCLGPLTAKDSGNYSCALKTNINTRSQPHSLFVNEVFDTVKHQILLSPLSDLSSSCTALAWLRSYLCGQTFKLFLSFLLDDFTVALASLLG